The DNA region GGACCAGGAGTTTTTGCGGATCAATCTGGCCGATTTAAAGCATGAGCACTATCCTGCGCTAGGATTCGAATCTGCTGGGTCTAGTTTGTTGGACAAGTTTACAATCGAATCAAAAAGCGCTGAAATGAAAgataatattatattttcacGAGCTCGAAGAGATCTTCGCATCCCAAAATTGCTGCCAAAGGTCGTTGATTGGTAAACTAAGTTTAATTTCTTGTTAAGTAATTGGTCTGAGTAAACACATCCATAATTCTAGGCGAGAAAAAGGAGTGATTCCGGCAGTGAAATCCCAAGGAAGTTGTGGGGCGTGTTGGGCAATTAGCGTCGTTGATACGATTTCGTCAATTTCGGCCATAATGAAGGCTCAGAGCAATGCCACAGATTTGTGCATCGAACAGGTGATAAACTGTGCTGGCAATGGAAACTATGGTTGCGAGGGAGGAGATACATGTCGTTTACTCGAATGGATGAGGGAATCGAATGTAAAGCTGAACACATTAAAAGACTGTGAAACGacacaacaatttaaaaatggcACCGAATGTGCATTCCAAAATGCTACAGTGGGTGATTATATGGCGGTGGAAAAATTCTCCTGCGTTAGGTAAAAGCTAGAACAAAATGTAATTTCACCTTAACAATGTACATTCATCACAGCCTAGTTGATCGTGAACACCTGATGCTGCGTTACTTGGCAACGCGAGGACCAATTGTAGCGGCCGTAAATGCCGCCTCCTGGCAGTACTATCTGGGAGGGTCGTCCAGTATCACTGCGACGGAAGTTACGAAGACCTGAATCATGCGGTGGAAATTGTCGGCTACAATCTGGAAGGCACAATTCCGTACtatttggtgaaaaactcgtGGGGACCGCGTTTCGGAGATCATggttacataaa from Culex quinquefasciatus strain JHB chromosome 3, VPISU_Cqui_1.0_pri_paternal, whole genome shotgun sequence includes:
- the LOC119769620 gene encoding LOW QUALITY PROTEIN: cathepsin O-like (The sequence of the model RefSeq protein was modified relative to this genomic sequence to represent the inferred CDS: inserted 1 base in 1 codon), yielding MSEVIEMIMILIIVTLCFLMIPFNLQPNAVIEARRKFDIFIRLYEKPYRFNVREYEHRFQIFRSSLHKIASLNAHRVENDTAIYGITQYADLSDQEFLRINLADLKHEHYPALGFESAGSSLLDKFTIESKSAEMKDNIIFSRARRDLRIPKLLPKVVDWREKGVIPAVKSQGSCGACWAISVVDTISSISAIMKAQSNATDLCIEQVINCAGNGNYGCEGGDTCRLLEWMRESNVKLNTLKDCETTQQFKNGTECAFQNATVGDYMAVEKFSCVSLVDREHLMLRYLATRGPIVAAVNAASWQYYLGGXVQYHCDGSYEDLNHAVEIVGYNLEGTIPYYLVKNSWGPRFGDHGYIKIEIGKNLCGIANRVSFIELM